The DNA window TACATCAATGTCTTAGTCCAATCAAGTCCCGTCCATTTACAAGGATGAGACCAAATTCATCTCATATCCTCTTATCCGCCCCACctcaattctacaaaatttGTCTCCCAAATCCCAAGGCCTTTAGCGACAGAATAGAATTGCGGACTCCCGAAGAAATCGAATTGCTCATCGGCAAGGCAACAATCTAGGTAAGAATCggctatatattttttattttgttttttatagcttctctgtgcgtgatttgtggttttttgattatttgttgttgagttgttgattgactattatttgtttatttgtttaataattattttattcttgtttaggATTATAACTTGAACTATTTCAAAATGGAACATCAATCTGCTGCAAAGAAAGGAAAAACATTGATATCCTCTTTCTTTAAGAAGAGAGATCGTCAAGCTCGTCAAGCTAGTGAAGATACTTCAATTCCTACGGTCCTTACAATGCAACATCAATCCAGTGAAAGTCTTCTATTTCCCAATATCCAAATTCATTCATGTTCCTCTCCTAGAGACGATCATCAGTCTTCGTCTACTTTTATTGAACGAGATCCGGGAAAATGAAAACAGATATGTGAATATCATATTAATGTACGAGATGTATTAAGACGTTCATATCTAAATATGGGGTCTTATCAACCAGATATGTTGGAGTATCCAGGTACAAAATTTGGAAGCCAGAATCGTCGTTTTCAGAAAAAATGGTTTCAGAAATTTTATTGGTTGGAGTATTCGCCTTCAACAAATAAGACATATTGTttctattgttttcttttcctgaatgatgttaattcatttaatgtaaattttttttaataatatataacttatcatattgagttcaagcccccccAACTCTTATTTCTGGATCCGTCTCTGCCTATATGGTCCTAATTTTTCATCGTCTGTtttattcttaattttttttgttgtattcttatttttttttttatgaaatatgtTTTTCAATCATGCAATGTGCGCATATTCAATTGAGGATCCTTGATTGAACTCAGGTACCGATTTCTGGTGGTAAGGATGATATTTACAGAACACGAGGTCCCCAATATTTGGCTACTTGGAACACTTTGTATGGCGCTCGTACCGAAGctgaataattttttaaaaaaaataaataatcattgtGATTGGGACTACGAGTAACAAACATTTTTAATTCCATTTAAAAGAGTTCATTGACAATTATACATGTCAAAACATGCTAGCAGGGTTGGCCATTTTGACGATACTAACTTATTTATGTGGCGTGGTGGTCTAGTCTTGAGCTTGAGAGAatatctattttattttattaaaattgagGACATGATAGTAATTATCTAAGAAAGACACCAAATTTTTCTTATTTACCcttatatgatattaatattatatttttgtttttgttttttataaatttcaacacatttttattattattttttatttcaacaattaaTATATCAATTTAATCTCTCCATAATTTCtcaaatttcaattttgttcatcaataatgataaaaaaaaagattGTACATATATGTATCGCGTATACAAAATAACTAATATAAATAATGTCTGATATGAACTCTATTCAAAAGTTAGTAATAACATGGGCACTAGAGTGACAAAATGTAAGGTGCCGATAGCACCTTACTGTTCGGCCCAATAGTGGAGAATCAAATTAAGAGATACCGAATGAGGCCTATAGCCCATAATATATGAAGTCCTATTTGAAACTTGAGCCTGGACCACCCGGTAAGGCCCAATTCTTCAAGCGTTGATTTTTTCAACGGTGTTTTAAAAAGGGACGGGCGAGCGACTGCCTAGTGCCTAGCGTCTAAAGGGTTTTTTCAAGCTGAAATAACTAGGAACATTCACGAGTACTATGTTTTTGTATTCTTATAAAgtttaaaattgtaaaattaaattaataatatatatatatatattcttataaagtttaaaattttaaaattaaattaataatatatatatatatatatatatatatatatatatatatatatatatatatatatatatatatatatatatatatatatatatatatatatatattaaacctATTATGCGGTTGATTGATACTACAACCTTCATACCATGAGACTTAAACTTCTTCAACATTTTCCAACTTTTTTGTTATTTGTGCTCTCTTTTGCCCTGTTTAGTGTTTAAGTTTTAAACTCTAAATTGGAGtagacttttaaattttattattttgatttttttttaaaatagaaaACTGTCTAGGTGGCCGATTAAATTGGCGACGCCTATAAGCACCACCTAACCAAAAGACGGGGCGGGTGGGCGTTTTCAAGCTGGGATTTTTAGAACActgtttttaatatgatttttttaaaaaaaatgtgattCTACATATACTACGTATGACGTCTCTCCTCGAGCCATTATGTATTAATTGAAACATCGAAATATTGTCAAAGAAGATAAAACGTCAGTAAGATAATGTTAAAAAGCTTTCTCAGTAAGATTATTCAAGCTGAGTTTGCTTCAACTTTAAATAGTttagtttaaataatttgatACACGATTTCTCAACGTGCTTCAATCATGTAGTTATCAAATGAATACTACTAGTGTTActtatattaattaagttaTAAAATTGTCCGACATATACTTTTCAGAATGACAAATTGGATAATCAAAGAGACCGaacaagacaaaaaaaaaaaagtgagaaCTAGGCCAAGTCTAACGACTAAATAGCCAAGTTCGATTCCTCGGCCTATATCATATCCAGTGTAACAATTGGTTTTGCCTACGTTCCTATTGACACACTTTTCCATTTGGAAAAGAAATTTTCTAGTTTTGATGCACTTTTTGAGCTGGAAATCTAGAGAAATTTCGTGCTAATCACTGAATAACTATGCCATAAACACCAAAAAGTGACCCTTTTTTTTCTCATAGACTGACTTTTTCATGTTTGCTTTTAGCAATCTATACTAATTTATATGATCATTAAGAATGAATTTCTCTCTAACATGTctctatatattattattattagacaAATAGCCGCCCTTGCTTTATTCAGTGAGATTTTTTTGGAATATATTTACTTTTTCGTTGATGTTAGCTTAAATCAATGTTAGagattatgaattttttaaaagaaaaattgtaTTTCAAATACGTGAATGGTGGGGAGAGTTAGTAATGCGGTTTCATTAGTTATAatatatgagtgagtctcatgtgagaccgtctcacgggtcataatccgtgagacgggtcaaccttatccatattcacaacaaaaaataatactcttagcataaaaagtaatactttttcatgggtgacccaaataagagatccgtctcacaaatacgacccgtgagaccgtctcacacaagcttTTGCCTAATATATTTATCATCAATGACGgagtcaaaattttaaatttattaagattagaattttttttaacaaaataatacatgataatTAAAACCATAAATAAGATACATAATTATTGTAGTATAAAAAAGCTTCTCGCTAACAAGATCTTCAATATTTTCGATATAAAACTCGTAAAATTCAAAAACTTTgacaatataatattttatattgtaaTCTTCCCGCAAGAAATTAAtgaatatatatacaaaacgaAACAAAGTTGGGGAAAATTATAGCTAAAGTGGGAAGAAAAAACCATAAAAATTTACGTATTGAAATTTAGacatagaaaaaagaaaatctACTATTTGTGAAGCAAGTAACATTAAAAGAAACACCAACAAAGAGGGAAAATCTATAACAATTTATTACATAAATTTAGCAACAGATACACGAAATAAAagtgaattttttttgaaaaattctgGCGTTGATCGAATttcttttatgtttttttttatttttttccagattttttgttattttcttattttctaagcttatattttttatatgtttagctaggctatttttatttttcaaattgtGTCACCAAACTATTGATAAATTTggttaaatttaatataaaacaattttttttaaaaaaaatgaggtTATCATctcaatttcaaaaattaattgtaggaccgagtgcttaccgctttaccaaaagctatagctagtggtaatggtgcaactcaaatcttttaaaccgcacagaagtacaagcaccacggttcgatcgctctaccaagcagggacaattattgcacccaacaatctccctcccaataattgcactccttgcaatcaatgggaatcgaacccgtgaccttggctctgataccaattgtaggaccgagtgcttaccgttttaccaaaagctatagctagtagtaatggtgcaactcaaatcttttaaaccgcacagcagcacaagcaccacggttcgattgtTTTACCAAGCAGggataattattgcacccaacattaattacttttttttagaaaaaaaaactattttattttttttttcttatatgAACACATGGGATCCGTGTCGGCGTGTGCCATGATCAGTTAATTTCAATTATCGGAGAATTTGATAAATTTGTTCAACGAGGACGAAAGGtgtataaaattaaattatcttTTTAAGTATCTTGACTTTATTACTTTCTAATCAAACAAAAGTTTTCTGTTAGTTTTCCTCTTTTCTAATTAATGATAAGTACTACTTTATTCGTCTAATCTTGAACAATACTTTGGTTGTTACGgtgaaatcaaaatcatatttgATTTTTCATCTCAAATGTCACATATCTTTGATGTCCTAATCTTACACACGTAATCTTAAATTAAGCTCACTTTAAACTCGGAACTTGTCTTACCATTCATCCAACTCAAGGATACATGTAATTTGGCAAATATATGTCTGacaaattgatttttttaaaaaaaaattgtatagttttttttttcctttcaaaAAACGTGTAAATTATGTGTTCagattaatattatattaaaatataaagaaaaagtggaaaaaggaaaaaagtaAATAAATCTTAGGAGCTGTGCTTGAGCTGTAAGTGTAGAGGAAAGCAAGCATGCATGACAATTATCTCCGCATTGACTCACCTCATgagaataatatttaaaaaaaagcccactataaatattttatttattttctgtcCGCGGATAACTACTGTAATGACCAGTCAAATTTAATAAGTAATACATTGAGTATTAATGAAATCACAttattcattattatttttttcaaaaaaaaaaaatttcttgacaAAAATAGATCGATATTTCTATATTTTACTAATTAAGTAcctaattttatttctttttaccTTACAAATGTAAAGATTTATCAAAAGGCATGAAAAATTTGACCACAATAAGTTGTTTTCAAAACGATTTTGTCAAAAGTGAGTGTGACATGTGTTATACAATATGTATACGCACAAACAAAAAGGAACAAAGAAAACAACGAGAAACAAAACAGTATCGCAAAGCTTAAAATAagcaaaccgaggcctgtatgaaatagtgtccttaaaacagattcgtcccctccggTGCGTGCTGCGAGGATGAAcgtggacgtctgtttcccaggatacaacggaaaACCAGTAGTACCGTAGCACAAGGCACCACCACGACGAACTGAAAAAGTACCTGAACTTTATCACGGGACGGAGCAACGACAGAGGAGCGGCAGCCGATGGAAACAGCGGGAGCCGAGACAAGAAAGCTAGAGCAGGGCCGAAAATATAAGAGTGCAGGGGAGTGTTGTTGGATGTCTCGTAGGACTTGAGGATGCCCCTATATATAGGCAATCTGGACAGTTATGGTTGGCCACCTGAAAGGCCAAAGGACCTGCCCAGCTGGAGCACCAAAGGTCAGTCCAGCTGGAGCACCAAAGGGTTTCAGTTTCGAATACCAAAGGTCAGCTGAAACACCAAAGGTCTTGgtctattttcgaaaataaaaatagcAAAAACCAGGTGAACCTCCGTGGGAAATTTTGCCTTGATCAAGTCCGACTTTCGACGCGCCCAAGTCGGCGCACGTACGCCTGCACACAAGTCAAGCCTTTTTCCACTGCAAATCGGGCCCATGATTGATTTTGCACCCCCCCTGCGCCTGTGCGCGCGAGAGAGAGCCTCTTGACCAATCATTGTTACACCTCCATAAAGTGTAACTCAATATATATTCACCAATGCTATGTTCATTTTCTAATGTGGGATATTTCCCACTTGCCAACTATTGGGCATTGCTTCTCCAATTTCTCATTCACAAATTACAAGCTCAATAGACCTCTTAGTCCAACAACATGCACAATCTTTTGTGGTAATTTTGTGAAATAGCCCTCTAACTCAACTTAGTTCATAAaagtattatattttttaactcGTCACACAAAAAATAAATCTATAAAACTGTCTCTCTAAAAACATTCAAGATTTGAGTCGTTTTCAATTTAATAAATATGATTGCTAATAAAAAATGCtagtttttttttcaaaatttaaattttaaatcatataattagaaaatttaatattatcattacattatatatacatttttaaaattatacaatgaaaaaattaatatagaatTTGTTTCAAAAATCTAAAATCGAAATAAACAtaccaccaaaaaaaaaaaaaaagtccgCCTGAGATTCTCATTATCAAAAAATTGATTCTCGATGTCGTAATTGAGctatatatgtatttgtggtCGTAACTCgtataagaaaaataaataaataaataaataatttgagtATGCCAACAAAAGTTTGACAAATAAAATAGTAGGAGTTTCTTCCTACTTCTGTTCAATGCTTTGGATATAAAATTGTCATTAAGAAGACTTTAACAAAATGCCCAAATCGATTCTTCTGACTAATCAAAATTCAAATGGTACTGAAAATTCAAACCAAAGACCAAATCCCATATATACACCAAAATAgttgatatataatatatgctGCGGAGCACATCTTCCCATAcctattcaatttattttaaaaatcaaacagTTTATTTCGACAACTTACAATTCATTTTTTATTCCTTACTGAGAAGACCTTAACACTTAAGTTTGCACAAAGCAAAGACAATGTTTCACAAGTCTATAATCATAATTAATAGTAATTTTTTatttgcataaaaaataataatttttatgagtTGGGTCTGATCGAATATCTGTCTTACAAAATTCAAGTAACATTTAAACCCAAAAATTTAAATGCTATTTGGTTGAAATTTCGAGTTTCAGTTCAATTGAACTCGAAAGTTTTACAGTAAGTATTATTCGATGGACGTGAATAATTTTGGATATAAACTTGGAAAGTTGATTTGATATGTGGAAAATCTATACAATTCAAATGATTATGTCAAGATTGTGAAATAATGTAATAATCATTAGAACATTAGAAAAAAAGTAGACGAGGAAAAATGAAAGTACCATGATCGTGTTCGGAATgtggttcttttttttttttttttttttttttttaacaagttATGTCCAAACAAGAAGTGCATAAAACTCAATTCAAGTCTTTGTTTTTGAGTTTCAAgttgaataaataaaatttaagctcataaataatataatataaatattatatatcggCTCGATTAATTAGTTTGTTTGCGCATCATAATTTTTCATTGAGACTCCAGTGTGAAATTCGAAAACCAAATCTGATAAATTTCATTCGAAGACCAGTGATGTGAATTTGTAGcgttaaaaataatttcataaatgttatttttgacttccaataattaaaaaatattgacAAGATCAATAACCCGAATTTCAATACATATGGTAccaaaacacaaaataaagaaatttATAGGATTATTTCCTTAAAAAAGCAAAAAACATATGATTGATATATAATCTAtgctaaatataaattttataattttatcaaaAGTAATTTGAATAAGttaatgaaaataattatttaataaatttgttTTTGTACGTATCTCGAAACACTTGCATTTCTTCATTTACCATCTACAGTAATATACTAAATATATAACTTTGTGTTGTAACCTGTAAAATAAAAAggcatttaaatataattttacctTAATTCCAGAAGTAGATTTTTGTGAGATAGTCTCATatatctttatctatgagactgataattcatgtcatatttacaaaaataagtaatacttttgacatacaaaataatattttttcataaattacccttgtaagaccgtctcacaaagtTTTTTTATATAACTATAGATCGATCCTATCTACAAAGTAGCCACCTTAttagtttaattttttaaatagaaAGAGAAAAGTAATTAAAgactaaaatattatttttaaaaaaattaaaaatcaacTACGCGTTGTACATAGCCGAAATACAACTCTTTCCGTCCCTATAAATTCACAGCCTAACCCCCTTGTGATCAATCACCAAAGAGTTCATTAGCAAGTACTACACACTAAGAGAAAATTAAACCCTTCGATTTTTCTGTTAGAAAATCTAAAAATTTCCAATCATGTTGGCTTCCTCGAGTTCATTGGGGAAGCTGTTGAAGCTTGTTTCActtgtatttttgttgtataGCATGCCATGTGAAGCACAATTATCCACGACCTTTTACGCCACAACGTGCCCAAATGCGCTTACCACCATCCAAAATTCCATCCGACAAGCCGTATCCCGAGAACGTCGCATGGCGGCCTCGATCATTCGTCTACTTTTCCACGATTGCTTCGTCCAGGGCTGTGATGCATCGCTACTGCTCGATGAGACCTCTACCATTCAAAGTGAGAAGACTGCGTTCCCTAACGTTAATTCTGTGCGAGGCTTCGAAGTCATTGAAGCAGCAAAGAGTGCGGTTGAGGCTGTATGCCCTGGAGTCGTTTCTTGTGCTGACGTACTCGCTGTAGCAGCCCGCGATTCATCAGTTCTCGTAAGTATTGTGTATACTAAAGTCTATGTAAATTAGTTTAATTCTTAGATTGACATACGAAACGTTGCCATATATAATACAAATTCTGATCGAGACACGgtttatataaattaatttaaaggtTGGAGGTCCAACATGGGCAGTGAAACTTGGGAGAAGGGATTCAACAACAGCCAATCGTGCACAAGCAAACTCAGATCTTCCCGGCCCTTCTTCAAATCTTGACGTTCTTATATCAAGATTCGCAAATAAAGGACTTAATGAAAGAGACATGGTTGCCTTATCAGGTAATGATCAATCTTGCCAtgcaaaaatatataaatagagTTGAATACACAGATATAAATGTAACGTCTCATATTCGACTACTGTCCCTGACGTAACAACACTCGTCTTGTCGGCCAATGATGGTCACAGTCAATCGCTCAATGTAACAtagaatataatatgttaaacaCAACAAAGAATTTGAAAACATATAAATCGATATCTATGTTACATATATCATGTCCATCATATATAGTGACTCACAAATCTCTATCTATATATGTATACAGGATCGCATACAATAGGTCAAGCCCAATGTGTCTCGTTCCGAGCTCGTATCTACAGCAACGGAACCGAGCGCATAGATGCCGGCTTCGCCAGCACACGTAGACGGGGATGCCCACAAAGTGGCGGTGACGCTAACTTGGCGCCGCTCGATTTGGTGACGCCGGTTTCCTTTGATAATaactacttcaagaatttgatacAACTAAAAGGACTCCTCCATTCGGATCAAGTTCTTTTCAATAACGGATCCGCAGACAGTATAGTATCTGAATACAGCAGGAATCCTCAAACATTTAACAATGATTTTGCAAGTGCCATGGTCAAAATGAGTGATATTTCCCCGCTTCTCGGAACAAATGGAATTATCCGAAAGGTATGTGGGTCGATCAACTAAGTTATTCGCATGTGGTTTTCGTTTGATTTGAACTTCTattctatatatatttataatcatATTTAAAGAATGTTGGGATGGCAATTGGCAAGCACCACTTTGTAGCGGAAATCAAAATAATAAGATCAGTAGAAATTATATATCCCAAATTGTACCTTGGATTTTCATACTTTCCTTTGTATCCAAGTTTCAAATGAATTGTTGTGGAGTATAAGTTTCTTCACGTGCAAGTGTAAAATGAATAAGAGGTGGCTGCTcatttgtaataaaaataacttCGTGTTCCTTTTTTTTATCTTTCTCAACGCTATTTTCTTGAATGAAACGATGGTTTAATACTGATTAATTTAATGGAATTTATTAAAATAGTTGATTTTGACCTACAACAATGATTAGCCGTCATTTTcagtatttttgtttttataaaaataaaaaacttgGGAATAGATATTGACGTGGTTTCTAGCTATATTTCAACATtgacaaatttaattttatGCCGTGATGGTACGtaccatctatatatatatatatatatatatatatatatatatatatatatatatatatataatatgcatAGTGGAGGACACACGCACTTCTAACACAATTCTAAATTACATTTCTtgtcatatatattttatttaagtttttatattataaaatttaagtTTTAGTTCTATATCAATCGATTTAGTCTTTTTTATAAAGTCGAAATTTGATATAtagatgataaaaaaaataaaattgtcaaaaataaattaatagattaaagttgaaatttgacaaaataaataaccaaaataaaaaagtataacttaaaaaaaaacaattttcccTCACAATAACTAATTTAGGTGAATAATTTAAAACTTTCGAAAATTAACTAACGGAATTGGACAATGATGACTGATGGTTCATTGCACTTCGATCctgaaaaattaaattaattgggTTGTATGTATTACATTGAAAGAGAAAGAtatgtaatatatataattttatattttaaaactaTTTATAAAAAGATTGTTCAACATATAATATTAGAATCAATCGAGCGACAAAAATATGtcatttattttaagtttaaatttgatataaaagaattattgtataaatatgaacataaaaaaaaatatatatatatatatatatatatatatatatatatatatatatatatatatatatatatattaaggtAAAAAGGGGGGCTAGGCGAAATACTATACGCCTACTATTTATCACTTTAGAACAATCTATATAATATATAGTTGAAACAATTCAACCTACATTACTCTCTATTAGAGATAAATAGTctttttactttatttttattccaATTTTTGTCAATTgttatattttatgtatataattTATTCACGAAAACCCCGACTTTTTTGTCAACTTAACGTAAGATGCCATATTTTGGATCGATATTACACGATACTCAAAgctcaaaaaaataaaagaataatttttttaaaatttaaaccaTATTTATTAATTCGGTAAATTGGAGAAAAATGCATCTGTCAATGATTTAGTTAAGAATCAGTACCCACAAGtttttttttgcattttagTACCTGACACAAAATCAACTTAGTTTTTACCACTTGTTTCAAGTATTTTTACCTTTTTACCCTTTTTAACTAATAAATTCTTATTTTTGTTAGTACTTCTCTTTCCACTCATAATTCACAaatacatttggatgacatatacattgaattaaaatatttttttatttaaaaaaaatcacaacTAAACATTGAACTTTTGAAATACTTTGTTTTACTTGGAAATactaaaatttcaattttaaaatatttgatttagtaaatgacatACTCAGAATTGATATTAAAAAACTGAATAT is part of the Primulina eburnea isolate SZY01 chromosome 1, ASM2296580v1, whole genome shotgun sequence genome and encodes:
- the LOC140842161 gene encoding lignin-forming anionic peroxidase-like; protein product: MLASSSSLGKLLKLVSLVFLLYSMPCEAQLSTTFYATTCPNALTTIQNSIRQAVSRERRMAASIIRLLFHDCFVQGCDASLLLDETSTIQSEKTAFPNVNSVRGFEVIEAAKSAVEAVCPGVVSCADVLAVAARDSSVLVGGPTWAVKLGRRDSTTANRAQANSDLPGPSSNLDVLISRFANKGLNERDMVALSGSHTIGQAQCVSFRARIYSNGTERIDAGFASTRRRGCPQSGGDANLAPLDLVTPVSFDNNYFKNLIQLKGLLHSDQVLFNNGSADSIVSEYSRNPQTFNNDFASAMVKMSDISPLLGTNGIIRKVCGSIN